One stretch of Thermococcus sp. 21S9 DNA includes these proteins:
- a CDS encoding helicase C-terminal domain-containing protein yields MQEPDLQYFPYDTLRLNQAEFIELVRETAERGENAIIEAPTGFGKTVSVLAGVLPVAEDLGLKVLYLARTHRQMDRVIEELKAINRKARVSGVELRSRKELCLHNYLTQFTSDAYTAMVVCKNLKKLGKCPFYENEKKKKAEFNELVNFFLESPSHPSEILSYAETLELCPYDLTRKIAEKADVIVASYLYAISPSIRESLISSLGVDYSDLIIVFDEAHNLPDQAISALSDRLSIHTINRAIKEADEYRENEIANFLSILGKGLELLFREKLADREIQETPIQPELVFVHLMRTLGISERWLVKTLNEMVSIGEAIREDRIEKGKPPRSYIGRVGEFLLLWFSLIGREDYLFLLSREKGLSLELVALDPSKALTFLKEVHSAFFISGTLTPLEAFRDVMGIEKARLKKFPRMVKRENAQVLVAKDVSTRGEERSLQVYRKMVDYIIEAVKLIPKNVGVFTASYEVLQGLLSANLEVRLEETGKAVFIERQGVSSAENDAMVASFKAHARGNGAVLLGVMGGRNSEGQDYSGDEMNGVILVGIPYARPTPRVQAQIRYFERKFPGKGRYYGYYLPAHRKLVQAAGRVHRSAEEKGSIIILDYRVLWRNVRKDFPDWMVETMRPVDLARMRLYLKRFWFSGP; encoded by the coding sequence ATGCAGGAACCAGACCTCCAGTACTTTCCCTACGACACCCTCAGGCTCAATCAGGCGGAGTTCATCGAGCTCGTGCGCGAGACAGCCGAGAGGGGAGAGAACGCCATAATTGAAGCCCCAACAGGCTTCGGTAAGACCGTGAGCGTTCTGGCCGGCGTTCTTCCAGTTGCCGAGGACCTCGGCCTCAAGGTTCTCTACTTAGCCCGAACGCACAGGCAGATGGACCGCGTTATAGAGGAGCTCAAGGCGATAAACCGGAAGGCGAGGGTTTCTGGGGTTGAGCTCAGGAGCAGGAAGGAGCTGTGCCTCCACAACTACCTCACCCAGTTCACGAGCGACGCCTACACCGCCATGGTCGTCTGCAAGAACCTAAAGAAGCTCGGAAAGTGCCCCTTCTACGAGAACGAGAAGAAGAAAAAGGCCGAGTTCAACGAGCTCGTGAATTTTTTCCTTGAAAGCCCTTCCCACCCGTCCGAAATCCTGAGCTACGCGGAGACGCTCGAGCTCTGCCCCTACGACCTGACGAGGAAGATAGCCGAGAAGGCAGACGTCATCGTCGCCAGCTACCTCTACGCGATAAGCCCCAGCATAAGGGAGAGCCTGATAAGCTCGCTCGGCGTGGATTATTCGGACCTTATAATCGTCTTCGACGAGGCCCACAATCTGCCTGACCAGGCCATCTCTGCTTTGAGCGACAGGCTGAGCATTCATACAATCAACAGGGCCATTAAGGAGGCCGACGAGTACAGGGAGAACGAGATAGCCAATTTCCTTAGCATACTCGGCAAAGGTTTGGAGTTGCTCTTCCGCGAGAAGCTCGCCGACAGGGAAATCCAGGAAACGCCGATTCAGCCCGAGCTGGTCTTCGTTCACCTGATGAGAACCCTCGGGATAAGCGAGCGCTGGCTCGTGAAAACGCTGAACGAGATGGTCTCAATCGGCGAGGCGATAAGGGAGGACAGAATAGAGAAGGGCAAACCTCCAAGGAGCTACATTGGTCGCGTCGGCGAGTTCCTGCTCCTCTGGTTCTCGCTCATCGGAAGGGAGGACTACCTCTTCCTGCTCAGCAGGGAGAAGGGTTTGAGCCTTGAGCTCGTGGCCTTGGACCCGTCGAAGGCCCTAACCTTTCTCAAGGAAGTCCACAGCGCCTTCTTCATCTCCGGAACGCTCACCCCGCTTGAGGCCTTCCGCGACGTCATGGGCATCGAGAAGGCCAGGCTGAAGAAGTTTCCAAGGATGGTGAAACGCGAAAACGCGCAGGTTCTGGTCGCCAAAGACGTCTCGACGCGCGGTGAGGAGCGCTCGCTCCAGGTTTACAGGAAGATGGTCGATTATATCATCGAGGCCGTTAAGCTGATTCCCAAGAACGTTGGCGTTTTTACGGCCTCCTATGAAGTCCTTCAGGGCCTCCTTTCGGCCAACCTTGAGGTCAGACTTGAGGAAACGGGAAAGGCGGTATTCATCGAGAGGCAGGGGGTAAGCTCGGCCGAGAATGATGCGATGGTGGCTTCGTTTAAAGCCCACGCGAGGGGCAACGGGGCGGTTCTGCTCGGCGTCATGGGTGGGAGGAACAGCGAGGGACAGGACTACAGCGGGGATGAGATGAACGGGGTCATACTGGTCGGGATTCCCTACGCGAGGCCCACTCCGCGCGTGCAGGCTCAGATAAGGTACTTCGAGCGGAAGTTCCCGGGAAAGGGCCGTTACTACGGCTATTACTTGCCCGCCCACAGGAAGCTGGTTCAGGCAGCCGGAAGGGTCCACCGCTCGGCGGAGGAGAAGGGCTCGATAATAATCCTCGACTACCGCGTCCTCTGGAGAAACGTCAGGAAGGACTTCCCGGACTGGATGGTTGAAACTATGAGGCCCGTTGACCTGGCGAGGATGAGGCTCTATCTGAAACGCTTCTGGTTCAGCGGACCGTGA
- a CDS encoding M42 family metallopeptidase, translating to MVDFELLKKIVEAPGVSGFEFLGVRDVVIEAFKPYVDEIKVDKLGNVIAHKEGKGPKVMLAGHMDQIGLMVTHIEKNGFLRVAPVGGVDPRTLIAQRFKVWIGPNEFIYGVGGSVPPHIQKPEQRNKAPTWDQIFIDIGAESKEEAEEMGVKIGTVITWDGRLERLGKHRLVSIAHDDRIAVYTLVEAARQLSETDADVYFVATVQEEVGLRGAKVSAFGIDPDYGFALDVTIAADVPGTPEHKQISQLGKGVAIKIMDRSVICHPTIVRWMEDLAKKYEIPYQWDILTGGGTDAGAIHLNKAGVPSGGISIPARYIHSNTEVVDERDVDAAVKLTTKVIEEIPNLKL from the coding sequence ATGGTGGACTTCGAACTGCTCAAGAAGATTGTTGAAGCCCCTGGAGTTTCGGGCTTTGAGTTTCTCGGCGTCAGGGACGTTGTAATCGAGGCCTTCAAGCCCTACGTCGACGAGATTAAGGTTGACAAGCTCGGAAACGTCATAGCGCACAAGGAAGGAAAGGGCCCGAAGGTCATGCTCGCCGGGCATATGGACCAGATTGGCCTCATGGTGACCCACATTGAGAAGAACGGTTTCCTCCGCGTTGCACCGGTCGGCGGTGTTGACCCGAGGACGCTGATAGCCCAGCGCTTCAAGGTCTGGATTGGCCCGAACGAGTTCATCTACGGCGTCGGTGGAAGCGTTCCGCCCCACATCCAGAAGCCGGAGCAGAGGAACAAGGCTCCGACCTGGGACCAGATTTTCATAGACATAGGCGCCGAGAGCAAGGAAGAGGCCGAGGAGATGGGTGTAAAGATAGGCACCGTCATCACCTGGGACGGCAGGCTCGAGAGACTCGGGAAGCACAGGCTCGTCAGCATCGCCCACGACGACAGGATAGCCGTCTACACCCTCGTTGAAGCCGCGAGGCAGTTGAGCGAGACCGATGCGGACGTTTACTTCGTCGCGACCGTTCAGGAGGAGGTCGGCCTCAGGGGAGCAAAGGTTTCGGCGTTCGGCATTGACCCGGACTACGGCTTCGCCCTCGACGTCACCATAGCGGCCGACGTTCCGGGAACCCCGGAGCACAAGCAGATAAGCCAGCTCGGAAAGGGCGTCGCGATTAAGATAATGGACCGCTCCGTCATCTGCCACCCGACGATTGTCAGGTGGATGGAAGACCTTGCGAAGAAGTACGAGATACCCTACCAGTGGGACATCCTCACCGGCGGAGGAACCGACGCAGGAGCCATACACCTCAACAAGGCCGGCGTCCCGAGCGGTGGCATAAGCATCCCGGCGCGCTACATACACTCCAACACCGAGGTCGTTGACGAGCGCGACGTCGATGCCGCGGTCAAGCTGACGACCAAGGTCATCGAGGAGATTCCGAACCTGAAGCTCTGA
- the sfsA gene encoding DNA/RNA nuclease SfsA — MKEVLLKLNVVPCKFMERLNRFVALVEVNGEIRRALLTNTGRLEEFMIPERKVFCTHKSGGKTDFVLIAFEDLDGKGAIVDTRTQAKAFERAVELGLVPWLKDCSIKRKEVRIGNSRLDYLFECPGGELYGEMKSAVLRGGEKGEYAMYPDCPTLRGQRHVRELIELVKAGKDAIIFFIGAMPGVEKFKPYEKGDLELARLLREAKRAGVRIEGLSISLLPDGRVILERPELKVEL; from the coding sequence ATGAAGGAAGTCCTCCTGAAGCTCAACGTGGTTCCTTGTAAGTTCATGGAGAGGCTCAACCGCTTCGTCGCCCTGGTCGAGGTGAACGGCGAAATTAGAAGGGCCCTTCTCACCAACACCGGTCGCCTGGAGGAGTTTATGATTCCGGAACGAAAGGTCTTCTGCACGCATAAGAGCGGGGGAAAGACCGACTTCGTTCTTATAGCCTTCGAGGATTTAGACGGAAAGGGAGCGATAGTGGACACGAGGACTCAGGCCAAGGCCTTTGAAAGGGCGGTTGAGCTCGGCCTCGTTCCCTGGCTGAAGGACTGCTCGATAAAGCGGAAAGAAGTTCGCATCGGCAACTCCCGCCTCGACTACCTCTTCGAGTGCCCCGGCGGAGAACTCTACGGCGAGATGAAGAGCGCCGTCCTGAGGGGAGGCGAGAAAGGTGAATACGCGATGTACCCCGACTGCCCGACGCTTCGCGGGCAGAGGCACGTTAGGGAGCTAATCGAGCTTGTCAAAGCCGGAAAGGACGCGATAATCTTCTTCATCGGGGCGATGCCCGGCGTTGAAAAGTTCAAGCCCTACGAAAAAGGTGACCTCGAACTCGCGAGACTTTTGAGGGAGGCAAAGAGGGCGGGGGTTAGAATCGAGGGTCTCTCGATTTCGCTCCTGCCCGACGGAAGGGTAATCCTCGAGAGGCCCGAGCTGAAGGTCGAGCTATGA
- a CDS encoding toprim domain-containing protein has protein sequence MAIVDVRILVEGASDVEVVSKALQGLALGSEYNITISAIIPTTNIEIAKSAAAGADLLIIATDADRVGRELAERLFNELGEMVGHIERMKLPLGHDLEHVDVELVRKELKNTLVRAGLKSLQVLPEYMELRKQLLDVKGKYDQLANEYESLYKEHEELQKKYEELHAEYVRLRNENEGLRELLDKKSRPVKIEEAWTNLFPAEPVPDERIFAIAVEKLGLAGKVVVGQGYVFAEEKELVEELMKTVYLSLAIKEGLEEKAESEETVEQKEEKPETPEKAGEEIEIIEAELKPDELL, from the coding sequence ATGGCGATAGTTGACGTTAGGATTCTCGTTGAAGGGGCGAGCGACGTTGAGGTCGTCAGCAAGGCCCTCCAGGGGCTCGCGTTGGGGAGCGAGTACAACATCACAATCTCCGCCATAATCCCGACGACGAACATCGAGATAGCCAAGAGCGCCGCGGCAGGAGCGGACCTTCTCATCATAGCGACCGACGCCGACAGGGTTGGAAGGGAGCTCGCGGAGAGGCTCTTCAACGAGCTCGGCGAGATGGTCGGGCACATCGAGAGGATGAAGCTTCCCCTCGGCCACGACCTTGAGCACGTGGATGTTGAGCTCGTCAGGAAGGAACTGAAGAACACCCTCGTCAGGGCCGGGCTGAAGAGCCTGCAGGTCCTTCCGGAGTACATGGAGCTCAGGAAACAGCTCCTCGATGTGAAGGGCAAGTACGACCAGCTCGCGAACGAGTACGAGAGCCTCTACAAGGAGCACGAGGAGCTCCAGAAGAAGTATGAAGAGCTTCACGCCGAGTACGTCAGGCTGAGGAACGAGAACGAGGGCCTGAGGGAGCTCCTCGACAAGAAGAGCAGGCCGGTCAAGATTGAGGAAGCGTGGACGAACCTCTTCCCGGCCGAGCCCGTTCCGGACGAAAGGATTTTCGCCATAGCGGTTGAGAAGCTCGGCCTTGCCGGAAAGGTTGTCGTCGGCCAGGGCTACGTCTTCGCCGAGGAAAAGGAGCTCGTGGAGGAGCTCATGAAGACCGTTTACCTGAGCCTTGCCATAAAGGAGGGCCTTGAAGAGAAAGCCGAGAGCGAGGAAACCGTTGAGCAGAAGGAGGAGAAGCCCGAAACCCCAGAGAAAGCTGGAGAAGAAATAGAAATCATCGAGGCCGAGCTCAAACCGGACGAACTGCTCTAA
- the xerA gene encoding site-specific tyrosine recombinase/integron integrase has protein sequence MDTEVVEEFETYLDLEGKSPNTIRMYSYYVRRYLEWGGALNARSALRFLARLRREGYSNRSLNLVVQALRAYFRFEGYDEEAEKLKPPKVPRSLPKALTREEVKRLLSVIPPTRKRDRLIVLLLYGAGLRVSELCNLKKSEVDLERGIIVVRGGKGAKDRVVPIPEFLVEEIRSYLETRSDSSEYLLVEERRKSKDRLSTKTVWYLLKKYGKRAGVEVTPHRLRHSFATHMLERGVDIRAIQELLGHSNLSTTQIYTKVTVEHLRKAQEKARLMEGLVE, from the coding sequence ATGGACACCGAAGTTGTAGAGGAGTTCGAGACCTACCTCGACCTCGAGGGCAAGAGCCCGAACACGATTAGGATGTACTCCTACTACGTTCGGCGATACCTTGAATGGGGCGGGGCTTTGAACGCGCGCTCCGCCCTCCGCTTCCTGGCGAGGCTCAGGAGGGAAGGCTACTCCAACAGGAGCTTAAACCTCGTTGTTCAGGCATTGAGGGCCTACTTCCGCTTCGAGGGCTACGATGAGGAAGCGGAGAAGCTGAAACCGCCGAAGGTGCCGAGGAGCCTGCCAAAAGCTCTTACGCGCGAAGAGGTAAAGAGGCTTCTATCGGTTATTCCACCGACGCGGAAGAGGGACAGGCTGATAGTTCTCCTGCTCTACGGGGCGGGTCTTCGTGTCAGCGAGCTCTGCAACCTGAAGAAGAGCGAAGTTGATTTGGAGCGGGGCATAATAGTGGTTCGCGGTGGAAAAGGGGCCAAGGACAGGGTCGTGCCGATTCCAGAGTTTTTGGTTGAGGAAATCCGTTCATATCTTGAAACGCGCTCCGATTCGAGCGAGTATTTACTCGTCGAGGAGCGGAGGAAGAGCAAGGACAGGCTCTCGACGAAGACCGTCTGGTACCTCCTGAAGAAGTACGGGAAGAGGGCGGGCGTTGAAGTCACGCCCCACAGACTCCGCCACAGCTTCGCGACGCACATGCTTGAGCGGGGAGTGGATATAAGGGCCATTCAGGAACTTCTCGGTCACTCCAACCTCTCGACGACCCAGATTTACACGAAGGTCACCGTCGAGCACCTCAGGAAAGCCCAGGAAAAGGCGAGGCTCATGGAGGGGCTAGTTGAGTAG
- the pfkC gene encoding ADP-specific phosphofructokinase, whose amino-acid sequence MMELLDEARKLSIFTAYNANVDAIVYLKGETVQRLIDEFGTDAVRKRMEEFPRQIEEPIDFVARLVHALKTGKPMAVPLVNEELQSWFDTHFKYDVERIGGQAGIIANLLANLDFRKVIVYIPHLAKRQAEMFVSKKNLFYPVVENGKLVLKHPREAYRENDPVKVNRIFEFRAGTTFRLGDETITVPYSGRFIVSARFESIRIYTEEKLKPFLPEIGLQVDGAILSGYQGIRLRYSDGKDANYYLREAKKDILLLKREKDVKVHLEFASIQSRELRKKVIYNLFPLVDSVGMDESEIAYVLSALGYSKLADRIFTYNRIEDTVLGGKILIDEMNLEVLQIHTIYYLMYITHADNPLSEDELRRSLELATTLAAARASLGDVRSPEDFKVGLSVPYNERGEYVKLRFEEAKRRLRTREYKVVIIPTRLVKNPVSTVGLGDTISTGAFTSYLALLREKGVL is encoded by the coding sequence ATGATGGAGCTCCTCGACGAGGCAAGGAAGCTGTCGATTTTCACGGCCTACAACGCGAACGTTGACGCGATAGTCTACCTCAAGGGCGAGACCGTTCAGAGGCTCATAGATGAGTTCGGTACCGATGCGGTCAGGAAAAGAATGGAAGAGTTCCCCAGGCAGATTGAGGAGCCGATTGACTTCGTCGCGAGGCTCGTTCACGCCCTCAAGACAGGAAAGCCGATGGCCGTTCCGCTCGTCAACGAGGAGCTCCAGAGCTGGTTTGACACCCACTTCAAGTACGACGTTGAGAGAATCGGCGGTCAGGCGGGAATAATAGCGAACCTCTTGGCCAACCTCGACTTCAGGAAGGTAATCGTTTACATCCCACACCTCGCAAAGAGGCAGGCCGAGATGTTCGTTTCAAAGAAGAACCTCTTCTACCCCGTCGTTGAGAACGGAAAGCTCGTTCTGAAGCACCCCCGCGAGGCCTACCGTGAGAACGACCCGGTCAAGGTGAACAGGATTTTTGAGTTCCGCGCCGGAACGACCTTCAGGCTGGGCGACGAGACGATTACCGTTCCCTACTCCGGTCGCTTCATCGTTTCGGCCCGCTTCGAGAGCATAAGGATTTACACGGAGGAGAAGCTCAAACCGTTCCTTCCCGAGATTGGCCTCCAGGTTGACGGCGCTATTCTTTCAGGCTACCAGGGGATAAGGCTCCGCTATTCCGACGGGAAGGACGCGAACTACTACCTCAGGGAGGCCAAGAAGGACATTCTCCTCCTCAAGCGCGAGAAGGACGTCAAGGTTCACCTGGAGTTCGCCTCGATACAGAGCAGAGAATTGAGAAAGAAGGTCATCTACAACCTCTTCCCGCTCGTTGACAGCGTCGGCATGGACGAGTCTGAGATAGCCTACGTCCTGAGCGCCCTCGGCTACTCCAAGCTCGCCGACAGGATATTCACCTACAACCGCATCGAGGACACTGTCTTAGGCGGAAAAATCCTCATAGACGAGATGAACCTCGAAGTTTTGCAAATCCACACGATTTACTACCTCATGTACATCACCCACGCCGACAATCCATTGAGCGAGGACGAGCTCAGAAGGAGCCTTGAGCTGGCGACGACTTTAGCGGCCGCGAGGGCCTCGCTCGGCGACGTCCGCTCGCCAGAGGACTTTAAAGTCGGCCTGAGCGTTCCCTACAACGAGCGCGGGGAGTACGTAAAACTACGCTTTGAGGAGGCCAAGAGGAGGCTCCGCACCAGGGAATATAAAGTCGTGATAATCCCCACGAGGCTCGTTAAGAACCCGGTTTCGACGGTTGGCCTCGGCGACACAATCTCAACCGGAGCCTTCACGAGCTACCTCGCGTTGCTGAGGGAGAAGGGTGTGCTCTGA
- a CDS encoding aspartate/glutamate racemase family protein, with product MYGWRGRLGLIVPSSNTTMEMELHDYLPEGVSLHTARVPLRNVNEEELVKMNTLAVESARLLRDAGVELILYGCTSGSFIGGKDYEKKLEIEIEDEVNVPVISTSTAVIEALKMLDAREILVVTPYTDEINQREKEFLEANEFTVLDIRGLGLEDNQAIGKLEPYTAYRLAKASFTDEAEAIFISCTNWRTFEIIETLEKDLGVPVVTSNQASLWLALREMDVMERIPSLGRLFTEY from the coding sequence ATGTACGGATGGAGAGGAAGGCTTGGCCTTATAGTTCCCTCCTCGAACACCACGATGGAGATGGAGCTTCACGATTACCTGCCGGAGGGCGTTTCGCTTCACACCGCCAGGGTTCCGCTCAGGAACGTCAATGAAGAAGAACTCGTGAAGATGAACACTTTAGCAGTCGAGAGCGCCAGACTGCTCAGGGACGCGGGCGTTGAGCTAATCCTTTACGGGTGCACGAGCGGTTCCTTCATCGGCGGAAAGGACTACGAGAAAAAGCTTGAGATTGAAATCGAGGACGAGGTGAACGTTCCGGTGATAAGCACGAGCACCGCAGTGATAGAGGCCCTAAAGATGCTCGACGCGAGAGAAATACTCGTGGTAACGCCCTACACCGACGAGATTAACCAGCGCGAGAAGGAGTTCCTTGAGGCCAACGAGTTCACGGTTCTCGATATCAGGGGCCTCGGCCTCGAGGACAACCAAGCAATCGGCAAGCTTGAACCTTACACCGCATACCGCCTCGCGAAGGCGAGCTTCACCGACGAGGCGGAGGCGATTTTCATAAGCTGTACCAACTGGAGAACCTTCGAAATCATCGAGACCCTCGAGAAGGACCTCGGCGTTCCGGTGGTTACCAGCAACCAGGCCTCCCTCTGGCTGGCTTTGAGGGAGATGGACGTCATGGAGCGGATTCCGAGCCTCGGAAGGCTCTTCACCGAGTACTGA
- a CDS encoding nitroreductase family protein: MELDEAIMKRTSVRYFLEKPVPEEDVRKLIESAIRAPNASGLENWIFVVFRSDEAREKLYELIAEGMEVYYRAVNLPEEKIEKLRKRMYEEGMFRAPVYIAVFIDRRVRFLPGKEFDEVEFIWSVESASMAIQNLMLKAVELGLGTVYIGVTSFKGIEERVRELAGLDENHYLVGVIPVGYPRNEPKPRKRKKGVDDVTRFI; encoded by the coding sequence ATGGAACTGGACGAGGCGATAATGAAAAGGACTTCCGTGCGCTACTTCCTCGAAAAGCCCGTGCCGGAGGAAGATGTAAGAAAGCTCATCGAGAGCGCAATAAGGGCTCCAAATGCCAGCGGGCTTGAGAACTGGATTTTCGTGGTCTTCAGGAGCGATGAGGCGAGGGAGAAGCTCTACGAGCTCATCGCCGAGGGCATGGAGGTTTATTACCGAGCGGTCAACCTGCCGGAGGAGAAGATAGAGAAGCTCAGGAAGAGGATGTACGAGGAGGGCATGTTCAGGGCGCCGGTTTACATAGCGGTCTTCATAGACAGGCGCGTTCGCTTCCTGCCGGGGAAGGAGTTCGACGAGGTTGAGTTCATCTGGAGCGTCGAGAGCGCATCGATGGCCATTCAGAACCTCATGCTCAAAGCGGTGGAGCTCGGCCTCGGCACGGTCTACATCGGCGTGACGAGCTTCAAGGGCATCGAGGAGAGGGTTAGAGAGCTCGCGGGTCTCGACGAGAACCACTACCTCGTGGGGGTCATTCCCGTCGGCTACCCGAGGAACGAGCCCAAGCCGAGGAAGAGGAAGAAGGGCGTTGATGACGTGACGAGGTTCATCTAA
- the thiI gene encoding tRNA uracil 4-sulfurtransferase ThiI — MNVVIVRYGEIGTKSRQTRRWFENILMNNIREALVSEGIDFKKVEAKHGRILVRTNKAKEAVEVLTRVFGIVSLSPAMEVEANLEKINKTALKLFRRKKRELNLEKPKFRVTARRITKEFPLKSPEVQAKVGEYILENEESEVNLHDYDIEVGVELMEGRAYVFVDKVRAWGGLPIGTQGKVVALLSGGIDSPVAAFLMMKRGVEVVPVHIYMGEKTLEKVRKIWNQLKKYHYGGKAELIVVKPKERERILEKLKELKKEKYTCVFCKFMMVRHADKIAKDFGAKGIVMGDSLGQVASQTLENMYIVSQASDLPIYRPLIGMDKEEIVSIAKRIGTFELSTLPEDEIPFIPKHPIIRGSWEEFRKLYKAVFGEEPRKREC; from the coding sequence ATGAACGTCGTCATAGTCCGCTACGGTGAGATTGGAACGAAGTCGAGGCAGACGAGGAGATGGTTCGAGAACATACTCATGAACAACATACGCGAGGCTCTGGTGAGCGAAGGAATCGACTTCAAGAAGGTCGAGGCCAAGCACGGGAGGATTCTCGTGAGAACGAACAAAGCCAAAGAGGCCGTTGAGGTCCTAACGAGGGTTTTTGGCATAGTCTCGCTCTCACCTGCGATGGAGGTCGAGGCGAACCTTGAGAAAATAAACAAAACCGCGCTAAAGCTCTTCAGGCGGAAGAAGAGGGAACTAAACCTTGAGAAGCCGAAATTCCGCGTCACGGCAAGGAGAATCACCAAGGAGTTCCCGCTGAAGAGCCCCGAGGTTCAGGCCAAAGTCGGGGAGTACATACTCGAGAACGAGGAGAGCGAGGTTAATCTGCACGACTACGATATCGAGGTCGGCGTCGAGCTGATGGAGGGCAGAGCGTACGTCTTCGTCGACAAGGTTAGAGCCTGGGGAGGACTGCCGATAGGCACGCAGGGCAAGGTCGTCGCTTTGCTAAGCGGGGGCATAGACTCACCGGTTGCCGCTTTCCTTATGATGAAGCGCGGTGTCGAGGTGGTTCCGGTTCACATCTACATGGGCGAGAAGACCCTCGAAAAGGTCAGGAAAATCTGGAACCAGCTGAAGAAGTACCACTACGGCGGAAAGGCAGAGCTAATCGTTGTTAAGCCGAAGGAGCGCGAGAGAATCCTTGAGAAGCTGAAGGAACTTAAGAAGGAGAAGTACACGTGTGTCTTCTGCAAGTTCATGATGGTGAGGCACGCCGATAAGATAGCCAAGGACTTCGGCGCGAAGGGCATCGTGATGGGTGACTCCCTCGGGCAGGTGGCGAGTCAGACGCTTGAGAACATGTACATCGTCAGCCAGGCGAGCGATTTACCGATTTACAGACCGCTGATAGGCATGGACAAGGAGGAGATAGTTAGCATAGCGAAGAGAATCGGCACCTTCGAGCTTTCAACGCTCCCTGAGGATGAGATACCCTTCATCCCGAAGCACCCGATAATCAGGGGCTCGTGGGAAGAGTTCAGAAAGCTCTACAAGGCGGTCTTTGGAGAGGAGCCAAGGAAGAGGGAGTGCTGA
- a CDS encoding DUF998 domain-containing protein: MELERFASYVALSLPIIFIVGLAIVIHANPWFSFTNNALSDMGSLKNPNRWLFNGFVMFFAVVAMIPAVVAFKHGLSYLMPLALVFLFLVGVFPEELPYHTPSAVLFYVLALADIALVGIKLGRKSPVNYVWGVLAVVVFLTMLYLIRAKVFKGLAIPELIGASLILAWFVYIGLLLKGLKP; this comes from the coding sequence GTGGAACTTGAACGCTTCGCTTCCTACGTGGCCCTTTCACTCCCAATAATCTTCATCGTGGGCCTTGCAATAGTTATCCACGCCAACCCGTGGTTTTCCTTCACGAACAACGCGCTGAGCGACATGGGCTCGCTCAAGAACCCCAATAGATGGCTCTTCAACGGCTTCGTGATGTTCTTTGCGGTTGTGGCAATGATACCCGCTGTGGTCGCCTTCAAGCACGGCCTATCCTACCTGATGCCCCTCGCGCTGGTCTTCCTGTTCCTTGTCGGGGTTTTCCCGGAGGAACTCCCTTACCACACCCCCTCGGCGGTTCTGTTCTACGTTCTGGCTTTAGCCGATATAGCGCTCGTCGGGATAAAGCTCGGGCGGAAGAGTCCAGTTAACTACGTCTGGGGCGTTCTTGCGGTTGTCGTGTTCCTCACGATGCTCTACTTGATTAGGGCGAAGGTCTTCAAGGGGCTGGCGATTCCGGAGTTGATAGGGGCATCGCTAATCCTCGCGTGGTTCGTCTACATCGGCCTTCTCCTTAAAGGTTTGAAACCCTGA
- a CDS encoding PLP-dependent cysteine synthase family protein, with translation MSFAKLEFFNPFSRSIKDRTAYTLLFSALENGNVGSVFEASSGNTAIALASLSNVLGVKFRAYLPRPTPKSTRVLLSILGAEVVLTDFETIDREMVEFVREEAGRSGALNLNQYENENNFLAHRGTGREIAEQLESIGKRPELLIAGIGTSGHIAGIGSYLKERYGTRVVGVVPARGERIPGIKGLDTGPKWVDYVDEVVEVTLEEAVAGVREVARLNGILVGLSSGAVYRAMKELKPEGTTVLIFPDDGFKYVEIFEKFS, from the coding sequence ATGTCTTTTGCCAAGCTGGAGTTCTTTAACCCGTTCAGCAGGAGCATAAAGGACAGAACGGCCTATACACTGCTCTTCTCGGCCCTTGAAAACGGAAACGTTGGGAGCGTTTTTGAAGCCAGTTCCGGCAACACGGCAATAGCACTCGCCTCGCTGAGCAACGTGCTCGGTGTAAAGTTCAGGGCCTACCTGCCGAGGCCAACGCCAAAATCTACACGTGTTCTGCTCAGTATTCTTGGGGCAGAGGTCGTTCTAACGGACTTCGAGACGATAGACCGGGAAATGGTGGAGTTCGTCAGGGAAGAGGCCGGGAGGAGCGGGGCCTTGAACCTGAACCAGTACGAGAACGAGAACAACTTCCTGGCCCACAGGGGAACGGGAAGGGAAATAGCAGAGCAACTGGAGAGCATAGGAAAGAGGCCAGAATTGCTAATAGCGGGGATTGGCACTTCCGGACACATCGCCGGGATTGGGAGCTACCTGAAGGAGCGCTACGGAACGAGGGTTGTGGGTGTCGTTCCGGCGCGGGGAGAGAGGATTCCCGGGATAAAGGGCCTTGACACCGGGCCGAAATGGGTGGACTACGTTGATGAGGTCGTCGAGGTCACCCTCGAGGAAGCGGTTGCAGGGGTCCGGGAAGTGGCGAGGCTCAACGGAATCCTCGTGGGGCTGAGTTCCGGCGCCGTTTACCGGGCGATGAAGGAGCTGAAACCGGAAGGAACGACAGTCCTAATCTTCCCGGACGACGGCTTCAAGTACGTCGAGATTTTTGAGAAGTTCTCCTGA